A stretch of the Veillonella parvula DSM 2008 genome encodes the following:
- a CDS encoding CpsD/CapB family tyrosine-protein kinase translates to MIRLISNERGDTPLVEAYRTLRSNLQYVCNQHKCKLICITAATSGEGTSKVAANTALALSKNNNKVLLVDGNLRNPAQHIAFNVQNKGLTNAVMMDEDLTIHRNVVPHLDVLTAGEVVEYPSDIVDSSKLPTIFEYVRDEYDVVIIDTPSVLSVTDAVVLAEKSDGVVLVVKNEVASLKDLIEAKKRLSQVGISLLGSIVIDA, encoded by the coding sequence GACTAATTTCTAATGAACGTGGTGATACACCACTTGTGGAAGCATACCGTACATTGCGTAGCAATCTTCAATATGTATGTAACCAACATAAATGTAAACTTATTTGCATTACTGCAGCTACTAGTGGTGAAGGAACTTCTAAAGTGGCAGCTAATACAGCATTAGCTTTATCTAAAAATAATAATAAAGTTCTTCTAGTAGATGGTAATCTACGCAATCCAGCACAACATATAGCCTTTAATGTACAAAATAAGGGCCTTACAAATGCGGTGATGATGGATGAAGATTTGACGATTCATCGTAATGTAGTGCCTCATTTGGATGTTCTTACGGCGGGTGAAGTTGTTGAATATCCATCTGATATTGTAGATTCTAGCAAATTACCTACGATTTTTGAGTATGTACGTGATGAATATGATGTGGTTATCATTGATACACCATCCGTATTGTCTGTTACAGATGCCGTTGTATTGGCAGAAAAATCAGATGGTGTTGTGTTAGTTGTTAAAAATGAAGTAGCTAGTCTAAAAGATTTGATTGAAGCTAAGAA